ATGGTCGACAACCTGCCGGCCGACGCGGTCTGGGCCGGTTTCGGCATCGGTCGCATGCAGATGCCGATGGCCGCACAGGCCGTGTTGCTCGGCGGTAACGTGCGGGTCGGCCTGGAAGACAACCTGTGGCTGGACAAGGGCGTATTGGCGACCAACGGCCAACTGGTCGAGCGCGTCGGCGAAATCCTCAGCCGCCTCGGTGCCCGGGTCCTGACCCCGGCGGAAGGCCGCAAGAAGATGGGCCTGAAACAGCGCGGTTAACCCCTTACGCAAAACCCTGTAGGAGCAAAGCTTGCTCGCGATGACGCCGGTACATCCGACGCATCTTTTGCGGCCGAAAAACCGCTATCGCGAGCAAGCTTTGCTCCTACAGGGGATCACCGAACTCATTAGGAAGTCGCCATGAGCTTTATCACCGAAATCAAAACCTTCGCCGCCCTGGGCAGCGGTGTCATCGGCAGCGGCTGGGTCGCGCGTGCCCTCGCCCACGGCCTCGACGTGGTGGTCTGGGACCCGGCGCCCGGCGCTGAAGCGGCGCTGCGCAAGCGCGTCGCCAATGCCTGGGGTGCACTGGAGAAAAAAGGCCTGGCGCCGGGCGCATCGCAGGATCGCCTGCGTTTCGTCGCCACCATCGAAGAATGCGTGCGCGATGCCGATTTCATTCAGGAAAGCGCCCCCGAGCGTCTTGAACTGAAGCTGGACCTGCACAGCAAAATCAGCGCCGCGGCCAAGCCCAACGCCCTGATCGGCTCCAGCACCTCCGGCCTGCTGCCGAGCGAGTTCTACGAGAGCGCCACCCACCCGGAACGCTGCGTGGTTGGCCACCCGTTCAACCCGGTTTACCTGTTGCCGCTGGTGGAAGTGGTCGGTGGCAAGAACACCGCGCCCGAAGCCGTGCAAGCAGCCATGAAGGTCTATGAATCCCTCGGCATGCGCCCGCTGCATGTGCGCAAGGAAGTGCCGGGGTTCATCGCCGACCGCCTGCTCGAAGCGCTGTGGCGCGAGGCCCTGCACCTGGTCAACGACGGTGTGGCGACCACCGGCGAAATCGACGACGCCATCCGTTTCGGCGCGGGTCTGCGCTGGTCTTTCATGGGCACCTTCCTGACCTACACCCTGGCCGGTGGCGATGCCGGCATGCGTCACTTCATGGCCCAGTTCGGCCCGGCCCTGCAGTTGCCGTGGACTTACCTGCCGGCGCCTGAGCTGACCGACAAACTGATCGACGATGTGGTGGATGGCACCAGCGATCAGTTGGGCAAACACAGCATCTCGGCGCTGGAGCGCTATCGTGATGACTGCCTGATGGCGGTGCTGGACGCGGTGAAGGCCACCAAAGAGAAGCATGGGATGGCGTTCAGCGAGTAAGACCCAGGCTTTGAGGCCAGCAGTACCGGCCTCATCGCGAGCAAGGCTTGCCCGCGATAGCGCCAGACCAGTCACCACATTTTTTGGAACCTGAAACATGCCCGCACTGACCACCTACCAAACCCGCATCATCCCCGACTGGGTCGATTACAACGGCCACCTGCGCGACGCCTTCTACCTGCTCATCTTCAGCTACGCCACCGACGCCCTGATGGATCGCCTCGGCATGGACAGCAACAACCGCGAAGCCAGCGGCAACTCGCTGTTCACCCTGGAACTGCACCTGAACTACCTGCACGAAGTGAAGCTCGACGCCGACGTCGAAGTGCGCACCCAGATCATCGGCCATGACAGCAAGCGCCTGCACCTCTACCACAGCCTGCATCTGGTAGGTGACGACAAGGAACTGGCGGGCAACGAGCAGATGCTGCTGCACGTCGATCTCGCCGGTCCACAGGCCACGCCGTTCAGCGAATTGACCCTGGGCAAGCTGCAAGGCATCGTCGCCGAACAGACTGACCTGCCTGCTCCAAAGTACATTGGCCGAGTGATCGCATTACCCCCAAAAAAATAACAAGGAGAGCCCATGAACACCGCCGCCGCTTTTGCCGACTTCCGTACTTATCCGTTGATCAGCGCGCTGACAGGCGTGCAGGCGATGGCGGATCGTGTGCTGGTGAAGTGGGCCGATGACCGAGTCAGCCCCTTCCACCATCAGTGGCTGCGGGACAACTGCCCGTGCCCGCAGTGCGTCTACACCGTGACCCGTGAGCAGGTGCTGGAAATCGTCGACGTTCCGGACAACCTGATGCCCAGCGAATGCAGCGTCGACAGTGAAGGCTGCCTGAACGTGCAGTGGCAGGATGGCCACCAAAGCCGCTTCGACCCGGGCTGGCTACGCGCCCACGCCTACGACGACGAATCCCGCGCCGAGCGTCTGGCCGGCAAGCCTAAAGCGAAGCTTTGGCACAGCGACCTGACGCTGCCGGTGTTCGAATACCAGGCGCTGATGAACGACAACGACGCCCTTCTGCAATGGCTGCTGGCGGTCCGCGATACCGGCCTGACCCAAGTGCGTGGCGTGCCCACCGAACCCGGCTCGCTCAAGCTGATCGCCCAGCGCATTTCGTTCATCCGCGAGAGCAATTTCGGCGTGCTGTTCAACGTGCAGTCCAAGGCCGATGCCGACAGCAACGCCTACACCGCTTTCAACCTGCCGCTGCACTCAGACCTGCCGACCCGGGAGCTGCAACCGGGGCTGCAATTCCTGCATTGCCTGGTCAACGACGCCGAGGGTGGCGAGAGTATTTTTGTCGACGGTTTTGCCATCGCCGACGCCCTGCGCCGGGAGGATCCCGAGTCGTTCAAAAGCCTGTGCGAGATCCCGGTGGAGTTTCGCAACAAGGACCGCCACAGCGACTATCGCTGCCTGGCGCCGATCATCGCCTTGAACACCTTGGGGCAGGTCTCGGAAATCCGCATGGCCAACTTCCTGCGCGGCCCTTTCGATGCGTCAGTGGACGATATGCCCAAGCTCTATCGCGCCTATCGCCGCTTCATCGCCATGACCCGCGAGGCGCGTTTTCGCGTGATGCAACGACTCAATCCGGGCGAACTCTGGTGCTTCGACAACCGCCGCACCCTGCATGCCCGCAATGCCTTCGACCCGGCCACCGGGGCGCGGCATTTCCAGGGCTGCTATATCGACCGGGATGAGCTGTTGTCGCGCATTCTGGTATTGCAAAGGTAAACCGCGTCATCGTTCATCGCGGGCAAGCCTTGCTCCTACAGGTGTTGTGTTGTTCACATAATTTCGATCGACACCAACCCTGTAGGAGCAAGGCTTGCCCGCGATGGCGTCTGCACAGACAACATAACCATCCAGGATTCACAGACAAAAAAAGCCCCGATCAAGCCGTGACAGGATCGAGGCAGAGGGTACTGTTGAGGAGCTGCAACGCTAGGGTGACCAAACCTTCGTGAAGCGAGCTGAGTCCAGTTTGCCCACTCCCCAAACCGCAAAGATGCTCGAAAACGACGTGCTCATAGTCAGTTATGACATTGCGACAAATCGCCCTTGATGCCACCGCAGGCCACTACCAGAATCGAGCCACGACTCCGTTCCCAGAAGAAGGATTAGCGCCATGATGCATGCCGATTTGATTGACCAGGAAGACCTGTTGGGCCATCTCATTGCATTGGGCTTTCAAGTGCCGAACGGCGCCACGGCCGAGCAGGCCTGCGAGTTTGCGGTACGCGGCCTGAACAACGAACGGGCCATCGTGCTGCGCACCATGGTCAAGCAGATGTACACCAGCAGCGCGACCATCCTGCCGGCGGTGCGCCAGGCGATCGACAAGCAACTGCTGCCTGCGTTGGCGGAGTACCAGCAGAGCCACACTCCCCGATAAAAAGCATTCGCGAGCAGGCTCGCTCCCACAGGTTCAGTGAATAACCTGTGGGAGCGAGCCTGCTCGCGAATGGGACGACTCGGTTTAGAGCCTTACACTGGCAAACGTCGACTCATTACGCGCCTGGCTCAGCGCCGACAACGGCCCCGACAGCGGCGACAGCACCAGGGCCTGCGGCAGCGGCATCATCGCCACTTGCTGGGTGGTGTTGGAGCCCACACGCTCGTCACGCGGCGGAATGCCGAAGTATTCGCGGTAGCACTTGGAGAAGTGCGGCGTGGACACGAAACCACACACCGACGCCACTTCGATGATCGACATCGGCGTTTGCTTGAGCAACTGCCGTGCGCGAATCAGGCGCAGCTTGAGGTAGTAGCGCGACGGCGAGCAGTGCAGGTACTTCTGGAACAGCCGCTCCAGCTGACGACGGGACACCGAGACGTACACCGCCAGTTCGTCGAGGTCGATCGGCTCTTCGAGGTTGGCCTCCATCAGCGCAACGATTTCCTGCAGTTTCGGCTGGTTGGTGCCGAGCATGTGCTTGAGCGGCACGCGCTGGTGATCCTGTTCGTTGCGGATGCGCTCGTAGACGAACATTTCCGAGATCGCGGCGGACAGCTCGCGACCGTGATCGCGGCTGATCAGGTGCAGCATCATGTCCAGCGGAGCGGTGCCGCCCGAACTGGTGAAACGGTTACGGTCGAGGGTGAACAGACGGGTGCTCATGGCCACGCGCGGGAAGGCTTCCTGCATCGCCGCCAGACATTCCCAGTGCACGCTGCAATCGAAACCGTCCAGCAGGCCGGCGCAGGCCAGGGCCCAGCTGCCGGTGCAGACCGCGCCGAGGCGACGGGACTGACGGGCCTGGCTTTGCAGCCATGACACGTGTTCGCGGGTAACAGTGCGCTGGATACCGATGCCGCCGCAGACGATCACGGTGTCCATGGGCGGAGCCTTGTGCATCGAGGCGTCGGGGGTGATTTGCAGGCCGTCACTGGCCCAGACCTGGCCGCCGTCGACTGTGAGGGTGGTCCAGCGATACAACTCGCGACCGGACAACTGGTTGGCCATGCGCAGCGGTTCGACTGCGGAAGCCAGGGAAATCAGCGTGAAATTGTCCAGCAGCAGAAAGCCGATGGATTGAGGCGCACGGTTCTGGGGTTGGGCCCCGGAGTTGAACGACGTCATCGCGGTGTCTCCTCACACAAGCAGGTGATGGCCTCAGGCGGAGGCTCTTGTTATTGCCATCGTTCTCGCGTGGGAGACGGGCTTTGTAATGACAGAGCAATTGCCATGCCTAAATTTGAATGTGCGTTCAATAACTCCTAAAAACGACGTCGGAATGTGTCTATATATGACGCGCAAGGTGTGGGGACTTAAATGGCCATCAGGGCTGGCAAGTGCCCGGTCCCACACGCTGTGAGCAATTCGGTAGCACTTGTGGGAACAGGGCTGCGGGCAACCCGGAAAGAGTGTCACCCAAGGCGCGGGGTGACGGGTGGTCGGGGCACCCGATGTGCCCGACCGGCGGTGGGGGAATTTATCTGTTAGCGACGCGCCAAAAGGTGGCGCGGTTTCGATTGGGTGTTCACTTTACGCGCAGTTTTGACTGGTCTGGCCCCTTCGCGAGCAGGCTCGCTCCTACAGTTGATCGCATTCCCCTGTAGGAGCGAGCCTGCTCGCGATGGGGGCGCCTCGGTCTCAGCACTCAACCGCACTGACAGCCAACCCACCCCGCGATGTCTCCTTATATTTGTCATGCATATCGGCACCGGTGTCACGCATCGTGCGAATCACCCGGTCCAGCGAGATGAAGTGCTGACCGTCGCCACGTAACGCCATCTGCGCCGCGTTGATCGCTTTCACCGCGGCAATCGCGTTGCGTTCGATGCACGGCACCTGCACCAGGCCGCCCACCGGATCGCAGGTCAGGCCGAGGTTGTGTTCAAGGCCGATTTCCGCCGCGTTGCACAACTGCTCCGGGGTGGCGCCGAGGATTTGCGCCAGGCCTGCCGCTGCCATGGCGCAGGCCGACCCCACTTCGCCCTGGCAGCCCACTTCGGCACCTGAGATCGAAGCGTTTTTCTTGCACAGGATCCCGACGGATGCTGCACCGAGGAAGTAATCGACCACATTAGCGTCAGTCACGTCTTCGCTGAACTTCATAAAGTAGTGCAACACCGCCGGAATGATCCCCGCCGCGCCGTTGGTCGGTGCCGTGACCATGCGCCCGCCGGCGGCGTTTTCTTCGTTGACCGCCAGTGCATAAAGGTTGACCCATTCCATTGCGCTCAAGGTCGAACCGATGACATTGGGCTTGTTCAGCTCCTGCAGGCTGCGATGCAACTTGGCCGCACGCCGTCGCACGTTCAGACCGCCGGGCAGGATGCCTTCGTGCTTGAGGCCGTGATCGACGCAATCCTGCA
This genomic interval from Pseudomonas putida contains the following:
- a CDS encoding L-carnitine dehydrogenase, with protein sequence MSFITEIKTFAALGSGVIGSGWVARALAHGLDVVVWDPAPGAEAALRKRVANAWGALEKKGLAPGASQDRLRFVATIEECVRDADFIQESAPERLELKLDLHSKISAAAKPNALIGSSTSGLLPSEFYESATHPERCVVGHPFNPVYLLPLVEVVGGKNTAPEAVQAAMKVYESLGMRPLHVRKEVPGFIADRLLEALWREALHLVNDGVATTGEIDDAIRFGAGLRWSFMGTFLTYTLAGGDAGMRHFMAQFGPALQLPWTYLPAPELTDKLIDDVVDGTSDQLGKHSISALERYRDDCLMAVLDAVKATKEKHGMAFSE
- a CDS encoding thioesterase family protein, which translates into the protein MPALTTYQTRIIPDWVDYNGHLRDAFYLLIFSYATDALMDRLGMDSNNREASGNSLFTLELHLNYLHEVKLDADVEVRTQIIGHDSKRLHLYHSLHLVGDDKELAGNEQMLLHVDLAGPQATPFSELTLGKLQGIVAEQTDLPAPKYIGRVIALPPKK
- a CDS encoding gamma-butyrobetaine dioxygenase, whose protein sequence is MNTAAAFADFRTYPLISALTGVQAMADRVLVKWADDRVSPFHHQWLRDNCPCPQCVYTVTREQVLEIVDVPDNLMPSECSVDSEGCLNVQWQDGHQSRFDPGWLRAHAYDDESRAERLAGKPKAKLWHSDLTLPVFEYQALMNDNDALLQWLLAVRDTGLTQVRGVPTEPGSLKLIAQRISFIRESNFGVLFNVQSKADADSNAYTAFNLPLHSDLPTRELQPGLQFLHCLVNDAEGGESIFVDGFAIADALRREDPESFKSLCEIPVEFRNKDRHSDYRCLAPIIALNTLGQVSEIRMANFLRGPFDASVDDMPKLYRAYRRFIAMTREARFRVMQRLNPGELWCFDNRRTLHARNAFDPATGARHFQGCYIDRDELLSRILVLQR
- a CDS encoding GlxA family transcriptional regulator; translated protein: MTSFNSGAQPQNRAPQSIGFLLLDNFTLISLASAVEPLRMANQLSGRELYRWTTLTVDGGQVWASDGLQITPDASMHKAPPMDTVIVCGGIGIQRTVTREHVSWLQSQARQSRRLGAVCTGSWALACAGLLDGFDCSVHWECLAAMQEAFPRVAMSTRLFTLDRNRFTSSGGTAPLDMMLHLISRDHGRELSAAISEMFVYERIRNEQDHQRVPLKHMLGTNQPKLQEIVALMEANLEEPIDLDELAVYVSVSRRQLERLFQKYLHCSPSRYYLKLRLIRARQLLKQTPMSIIEVASVCGFVSTPHFSKCYREYFGIPPRDERVGSNTTQQVAMMPLPQALVLSPLSGPLSALSQARNESTFASVRL
- a CDS encoding L-serine ammonia-lyase is translated as MAISVFDLFKIGIGPSSSHTVGPMRAAALFVQDLRARGLLEQVQRVEVQLYGSLSATGIGHGSDNAVIMGLMGEWPDAIDPSQIGIRIATLRETDTLLLDGRLSVPFIWARDMRLIDENLPFHPNAMTLVAEGDHGELHRDTYYSVGGGFVVDEAQASSGVVDLDSTVLPYDFSSAAELLELCKQHNLSVAELMMANEKVWRGEEEIRSGLMKLWRAMQDCVDHGLKHEGILPGGLNVRRRAAKLHRSLQELNKPNVIGSTLSAMEWVNLYALAVNEENAAGGRMVTAPTNGAAGIIPAVLHYFMKFSEDVTDANVVDYFLGAASVGILCKKNASISGAEVGCQGEVGSACAMAAAGLAQILGATPEQLCNAAEIGLEHNLGLTCDPVGGLVQVPCIERNAIAAVKAINAAQMALRGDGQHFISLDRVIRTMRDTGADMHDKYKETSRGGLAVSAVEC